A single region of the Coregonus clupeaformis isolate EN_2021a chromosome 16, ASM2061545v1, whole genome shotgun sequence genome encodes:
- the LOC121584275 gene encoding arrestin domain-containing protein 3-like, producing the protein MPSSFKGKCGQILYSLEAKLTRSMRFATKAKTDFTFVSKADLSMIPYLMKPQHGTKDKNVMFFASGKIYVSIHTERQGYQQGEALKVRAIIVNNSTRSVTPKYYLYEKQCFYAQNKRRVHTHNILKEKGDRVPAGTQQTVTQILTIPPQLPATIFNCPILKLEYRLKVVLDVKLAIDPEIKLPIVVLTATQTLGQEPPPYSSFGFESQVPTASELPPPYEMFASSSNFYGKL; encoded by the exons ATGCCCTCCTCCTTCAAGGGTAAATGTGGTCAAATCCTCTACTCATTAGAGGCTAAGTTGACCAGGTCAATGAGGTTTGCCACCAAAGCCAAGACTGATTTCACCTTTGTCTCAAAGGCAGACCTGTCTATGATCCCATATCTAATG AAACCTCAGCATGGGACCAAGGATAAGAATGTTATGTTCTTTGCATCTGGAAAAATCTATGTGAGCATTCACACTGAGAGGCAGGGATACCAGCAAG GAGAGGCTCTGAAAGTCAGGGCAATTATTGTCAACAACTCAACTCGCTCAGTGACCCCAAAATACTACCTGTATGAAAAGCAGTGTTTCTACGCCCAGAATAAGAGGAGAGTCCACACCCACAACATCTTGAAGGAGAAGGGTGATCGGGTCCCTGCTGGCACTCAGCAGACGGTGACCCAAATTCTGACCATCCCTCCACAACTCCCTGCCACCATCTTCAACTGTCCTATACTCAAATTGGAGTACCGATTGAAG GTCGTTCTTGATGTTAAACTGGCCATAGACCCTGAGATCAAGCTACCTATTGTTGTTCTTACTGCAACTCAAACTCTTGGACAGGAACCCCCACCTTACTCCAGTTTTGGTTTTGAGTCACAAGTCCCAACAGCCTCTGAGCTACCACCCCCCTACGAAATGTTTGCTTCCTCGTCAAATTTCTATGGAAAATTGTAG